The Candidatus Bathyarchaeota archaeon genomic sequence TAAACTTAACTTATTCATTGGCACTCTCAGCCAAAAAGGGCCAGCCTTCCGGAGTAAAAGTTAAAGGCTCAATACTTGCAAAGGCCATTCGAAAGGCTGGTTTGAGAGAACACATGCCATCTAGAATTTCAAGCCACATGATGGCTGACGCAGCAGAGGCTCTAATAGTCTACGCTTGGCTTCAAAAATACATAACGTTGGAAGAATGCATCTTAACTCTCTGCAAGGCTGAAAATTCTGTGGAAGGTTTTGCCGAATTACTTTCAATGATAAAAAGTAGACTCACGTTTTAAGGGCTTTCTCTAACTCTTTGCCAAACTTCTCATTTATCTCGAGAAGATTATCCACAGCTTTTAGTAAGGCTTCTTCAGGGGTTTTTCCACCTTTAGTCCGCACGTATATGATGGGGCTTGAAGCCAGCGGGTGGGGTATGTCATAGCCAGCCAAGTCAACATCTTCGTCTTCTAAAAGCTTTTTTTGTAAGAGGTTGCAGAGCGTGTGCCCCGCGCCTTCGACTTCAAGTTTAAGTTCGGTTTCAGTTTTTTTCAATACTTTAATATTCAATTTTTACATCGCCCACCTTTTCAAATTATTCCCTTGCCATAATCTATTGCAGTTTTACGCTTTTCAACATTTCCACATCGTGGACACTGCAAGCCACCACGCCCTTTTTGCTGTAGTACGTCTCCGCATTTTGAACAGAAAGCGTAAACCACACCTAAACTCTTATCTTTAGTGGTAAGATGGTACATTCTATTTTTTTCGCTTATAACCTTAGCCCTAACCATGTCCCCGGGCTTACAGACGTCAAACATGGAATCCACAAACCGTAGATGCACATCCGCAACATGAAGTAATCCTGTGAAGAATCCGGAGAGAAAATGCTTGCCAATCTTGAAAATTCGAACAGCGGCCATCTGCATTTGAACGTTTGATACTTGCCCAATCACGATACTTCCAACTTTTGGCACTGCACTATGAACGAGGGGGAAAACAGAAACTCGCTTGTTAAGATAGTCTATGAGTGCTCTCCCAACAACCTTCGAATAAATGACACCGTCTTTGACATAGGTGCCAGCGTCTGGAATAAACTCTTCAATTACGCCTAATGGCTCACCTGGCAACACTATTTGGCCGCTGTCGCGCTTCTGGAATTGTGAAGTCATTCTATGTCATCCCGCTGCAAGGGGTATGCATTAGCCAAACAAGTCAATAAACCTTTCCAAGTGTTGTTGTATAAAAGGTTTCAAAGGAAGCCTTTGTGGCATAAGTCCTTCCATGAAAGTTCTCCTACGGCCACGAGAGCCTCATTCACTGTGAGCATTGGCTTTTTGAATTTGGAAGGTGCATCAAGCGAAATTCGGGGGCAAGCAGTGTTCACGTAGGCATCCACGGTGGGAAAATTCATGACCGTTTCCGGCGTTACGTCTTTAACTGCAAATAGATAAGCGTCTTTTCCGCTTTTTTCAAGCTTTTCCTTGATAGCCAAGGCCTCTTCAAGCCTTTTTTGTCCAGGTTTAAGTCCAACCAGCACAGCGAAAGTTTTTGCCTTTTGAGCTTCTTGAATACAAGCCCATCTCTGCTTCTGAAGCTGTTCAGCCTCTCCACTAATGGAGTACGCTCTTTTTTCAAAGGGGTCAGCGATCACTGTTGGCTTGGATGTGGAAAGCGTCAAGCCCAAAGCATGGAAGCGGCCACCACCTATAAACAGAAAGCCCTCCACGTCCTCCATGATGGACTTAGCGTTACTATAGTCGCATCCGATAACTTGTCCTGGATAGTTTAAGCGTCCAGCATCACCGACCATGACGATTTTTCCGACACGCACAAGGATCTCTTTAACCTCTTCTAGTGTTTGCACATGCTGAACCGTTGTGGCTAACCCGACTTTGCGCCAAGTTTCAATGAAGGGCAACGCTTTCTCAACAGCTTCAGTTACACTTAGAGTTGCTCGTGCCTCAAAATAAACAGTAGGAACCTTCTCATATCTCAAAAGCTTCGCATGCCCATAATGAACTATTAAGTCTACGCCCAAACTTTCAGCTTCCGCAGTTGCCAAATCACATGCCCCATAACAAGGATCTGCAGAAACAATGGGTAAAGCTCCAGCTTTTTCCACGATTTTTGCCAGTCTCGGGCCTTCACTTTTTAAGCCATCTGGAAGCTGTATTAATACACGTTTTGCCTCGTATCTTGCAATTTCTTGTTTCAGCCTTTCCTCTTCAAAATCAAAAAATTTCAAAACAAAAACCTCCAACAAGCCTAACAAAAGATAAGTGGAACTTAACATACAACTTGATTTAAGTTTCACTCCATTTCGGCGCCCATTCCCAGTCACTTTTAGGTCGTTTAGATAAATCGCCAGAAACCTTCTCATGTCTTTCAGAGAGTTTTTCAAGGATTAATTTCTGTTCTATGCTTGCCACGAGCTGTTTCGTCGCTACAATGACTTCGGGATTCACCGAAATGCTGTCTATGCCAACTCTAACGAGAAACTCTGTAAAGTCTGGAAGGTTTGAGGGGCCTTCACCACATATGGAGACCGTGCAGCCATTTTCATGCGCCACGCGTATAAGGTGAGCAATAATGCGTTTAACAGCAGGGTCCCGTTCATCAAAGTATCCCATCTGTCCAAGACGCTCAGAGTCTCTGTCAACCATTAATACGCTTTGGGTCATGTCGTTTGAGCCTATAGAGAAACCATCGCAAAGCTTTGAAAACTCGTCAGCCAACAGGGCAATAGAAGG encodes the following:
- a CDS encoding DNA-directed RNA polymerase subunit L, translated to MNIKVLKKTETELKLEVEGAGHTLCNLLQKKLLEDEDVDLAGYDIPHPLASSPIIYVRTKGGKTPEEALLKAVDNLLEINEKFGKELEKALKT
- a CDS encoding exosome complex RNA-binding protein Csl4, with product MTSQFQKRDSGQIVLPGEPLGVIEEFIPDAGTYVKDGVIYSKVVGRALIDYLNKRVSVFPLVHSAVPKVGSIVIGQVSNVQMQMAAVRIFKIGKHFLSGFFTGLLHVADVHLRFVDSMFDVCKPGDMVRAKVISEKNRMYHLTTKDKSLGVVYAFCSKCGDVLQQKGRGGLQCPRCGNVEKRKTAIDYGKGII
- the dph2 gene encoding diphthamide biosynthesis enzyme Dph2, producing MKFFDFEEERLKQEIARYEAKRVLIQLPDGLKSEGPRLAKIVEKAGALPIVSADPCYGACDLATAEAESLGVDLIVHYGHAKLLRYEKVPTVYFEARATLSVTEAVEKALPFIETWRKVGLATTVQHVQTLEEVKEILVRVGKIVMVGDAGRLNYPGQVIGCDYSNAKSIMEDVEGFLFIGGGRFHALGLTLSTSKPTVIADPFEKRAYSISGEAEQLQKQRWACIQEAQKAKTFAVLVGLKPGQKRLEEALAIKEKLEKSGKDAYLFAVKDVTPETVMNFPTVDAYVNTACPRISLDAPSKFKKPMLTVNEALVAVGELSWKDLCHKGFL